TGGCATCGGGCTCTCGGTCTGTCAGCGTATTATCGAGCGTCATGGTGGCAAAATCTGGGTAGAGTCCACACCGGGTCAGGGCTCCACTTTTTTATTCACGATTCCACGCCCGGCTGAGGAACAACAGTAGTGAACGCTCTGATTAACATATTAATTGTGGATGATAGCGCCGACGACGTCGAGTTTACGATGACCGCCCTGCGTAATACAAAACTGGCTAACGATATAAATGTAGTCAATGACGGTGTTGAAGCAATGCAATATTTGCGCAAAGAAGCGCCATTTAAAAATGCAAAAGAACCATCTCTGGTACTACTGGATCTCAACATGCCGCGCAAAGACGGTCGCGAAGTGCTGCAAGAGATGAAAGGAGACGAAAGGCTTAAACACATACCTGTAGTGATTTTGACGACCTCTCAGGCAGAAGAAGACATAATCAAATCATACGATTTGCACGCTAACTGCTACATCAGTAAACCTATCGACCTAATGGAGCTATCTAAGGTGGTGCAGGCCATCGATAACTTTTGGTTTGGTGTGGTCAAACTACCCCCCAAGCAGTGGAAGCCCTGAGCTATGGCTGCCGAGATAGTCAATAAACAAATGCGCATCCTGGTGGTCGAAGACAATCCCGACGACGCAGAATTGCTCGACTTTAAACTGCAACAGCTAAAGCATGATTTTTTGTTGGATTTTGCTGACACATTACAGCAAGCATTTATTATTCTCGGCAAAACACCTTTTGATCTCGTCCTCCTCGATCTCAGTCTGCCCGATTGTGATGGCATCGAGACCTATACAAAAGTAGCGGACAGGTATCCACTGCTACCAGTGATCGTACTTACCGGTAGCGATGACGAAGCACTGGCGCTGCAACTTTTGCGTCTGGGCGCTTTGGATTTTTTAGTCAAAGACCAGGTCACCACATCATTTTTGACCCGTTCTATCAAATATGCCATTGAGCGTAAGCAAGCGCAAGAGATGGTAACAGAACAATCAGAGCGCCTATTAAACGCCCTCGAGATAGCAAATGTGGGCAGCTGGGATTGGAATATACAGTACGACTTAACCAAATGGGACAAGCGCACCCAGCAAATTTTTGGCATCACAGATGATACCAAGGCTCCGCAATGCCTTGCCGAGTTTTTGCAATTTGTACATATCGAGGATCGCGTCAGAGTAAAACACTCTATAGACGAACCCCTTGCCTCCGGAGCGTTTCACGAGGTGGAATATCGCATCATTACTCCAGCTGGCAATGTTCGCCACGTAGCTGCGCGAGGGCGCCTGCTCAAAGACCACAATGAACAAACAGAACGCATGCTCGGTACTTGTATCGATATTACAGAGCGCATAATCGCCCAACAAAACGACCAAAAACTGGCGCTGCTAGAGGCTCGCGAAGAGTTTATGGCTACTCTCACCCATGATCTAAAAAATCCGCTACTTGGTGCCGGTCGACTCTTAGATTTGCTCACCGAACACGAAAGCAGCCTGAGCGAAGAACAGAAACGAGAGTTACTCTGGCAGCTTAGAGATAGTAACAGACACATTTTAATGATGATTGGCAATCTTACCGAAGTCTATTGTCTGGAACACGATGCCAATGCTCTCTATTTTGAACTTATCAATCTCAGTGAAACATTGCATGCCACCCTCAATGAAATGAGACCCTTGGTGAGCAACAAAAATCTACTGCTCTCATCCAATATTCATGACCATTTACCTGTAAAAGCAGACCGTTTTAGTATGCAAAGAGTGCTGCAAAACCTACTCAGTAACGCTCTTAAATTTACTGGTGAGAACGGCACCATAAAAGTCACGGCCACTTTGCACGAAGGCAAAATATCAGTAGAAGTAGAAGATAGTGGCAGAGGTATTTCGCTCAACGACCAGGAGCATTTGTTCCAGCGCTTTGGTCGGGGCAAGTCAGTGC
The sequence above is a segment of the Candidatus Obscuribacter sp. genome. Coding sequences within it:
- a CDS encoding response regulator, giving the protein MTALRNTKLANDINVVNDGVEAMQYLRKEAPFKNAKEPSLVLLDLNMPRKDGREVLQEMKGDERLKHIPVVILTTSQAEEDIIKSYDLHANCYISKPIDLMELSKVVQAIDNFWFGVVKLPPKQWKP
- a CDS encoding response regulator, producing the protein MAAEIVNKQMRILVVEDNPDDAELLDFKLQQLKHDFLLDFADTLQQAFIILGKTPFDLVLLDLSLPDCDGIETYTKVADRYPLLPVIVLTGSDDEALALQLLRLGALDFLVKDQVTTSFLTRSIKYAIERKQAQEMVTEQSERLLNALEIANVGSWDWNIQYDLTKWDKRTQQIFGITDDTKAPQCLAEFLQFVHIEDRVRVKHSIDEPLASGAFHEVEYRIITPAGNVRHVAARGRLLKDHNEQTERMLGTCIDITERIIAQQNDQKLALLEAREEFMATLTHDLKNPLLGAGRLLDLLTEHESSLSEEQKRELLWQLRDSNRHILMMIGNLTEVYCLEHDANALYFELINLSETLHATLNEMRPLVSNKNLLLSSNIHDHLPVKADRFSMQRVLQNLLSNALKFTGENGTIKVTATLHEGKISVEVEDSGRGISLNDQEHLFQRFGRGKSVRHSTPGTGLGLYYCKKIIEAHDGKIAYIHKDGKGAHFRAELPAAL